The DNA segment CCGACCTGCTATCGGATTTCTTTAATCAGAATCAGCGCCTTCTGATTAACTTAGGCCTTCTATTTGGGGGCATTGTTACTGTCAAAATCACCCTAGCGATTTTAGACGCCATCAACGATATCCCTCTTCTAGCTCCTACTTTTGAACTAGTTGGAATTGGCTACTCAGCTTGGTTTGTTTACAGATATCTATTGAAGGTTGAGAATCGCCAAGAGCTATCTCAAGAAATTGATGTGCTGAAACAACAAGTTGTCGGCGGTCAGAAATAGGTAGCCTGAGCAGTGTTGAATCTGTTGGGTCTGCTGATTTAACTTCAAAGATTTATCCATTGATTTAGCTAAAAAGCCCACTATTAAAATTAGTGGGCTTTTTTATGTAGCAATCCTGAATGATTTATGAAATTGACCGGTTGGAGAAGCACACCCCTCCATCTACCCTATTTAGGATTGCTATATCAGGTCAGGGACGTGAGAACGGGCGCTATAAGGAAAAGAGTTGAACGATTAAGTTAAGGGGTTAGAGGGCTGAGACGGTTAGTTGGTTAGGTTGGGCAGGGTTGCCGTGGAGGGTGACGGTGCGTTGGTTGGCGGCTAGGTGGCGGACGATTTTGTAGATGGGCTCGATTTGGTCTGGGGCACCTGCTTTCTCAGCGATCGCCTGTAAAGACAGAGGTTGACCAGATTGTTGCAACGCCTTGACCACTTGTTTTTGCAAGTCAAGTACGGAAGCGGCGGCTTTTTTGCCTGCTTCTACACCGGGTTGGTGGTAAGCGTTGACGTTGACGAGAAAGCCGTAGAAACCCACAGCTCTTTCGTACAGAGCAATCAAAGCTCCAACGTTGTAGGGATCAACTTGGGGAATAGTAACGGTGATGGAGTCCCGCTGGTTTTCGTAGAGGGCGCGGCGAGTGCCTTGCAGCAAACCAGAGAGGTAGTCACCTGAGGTAACGCCGGGCTCAACTTCTACAGAAGGGCCTTGGCGATCGCGTAGTACTTCGATAAAGGTAACGAAGAAATTAGCGACACCTTCGCGCAACTGCTGCACATAGGCATGCTGATCGGTCGAGCCTTTATTGCCATAAACGGCGATCCCCTGATGCACCACTTGGCCGTTTAAGTCTTTCTCTTTGCCCAGAGATTCCATGACTAGCTGTTGCAGATAGCGACTAAACAGCAGCAGGCTGTCTTTGTAGGGCAGCACTACCATGTCTTTTTCGCCTCGACCATTCCCAGCGTAATACCACGCCAGAGCTAGGAGAGCAGCTGGATTGCTTTTGAGGTTGGGAATCCGAGTCGCGGCATCCATCTCTTTCGCACCCTCTAGCATCGTGCGGATATCAATTCCTTGCAGGGCCGCAGGTAGCAAGCCGACTGACGAAAGCTCGGAGGTGCGTCCACCGACCCAGTCGTGCATGGGAAAAGTGGCTAACCACTCTTCTGACTTGGCGAGTTTATCCAAGCTGCTATCTTGCCCTGTAATGGCGATCGCATATTGCGGAAAGTTGAGCCCTTGGTCGTTGTAGGCTTTTTGCACTTCCAGCATGCCATTACGTGTTTCTGGGGTACCGCCAGACTTGGAAATCGTAATTACCAGCGTGCTAGAGAGCCGATCTTGAAGCTGAGTCAAGACGCGATCGATGCCTGCGGGATCAGTGTTGTCAATGAAGTGAAGGTTGAGGGGCGGAAAATCTGGTGCTAGTGCTGCGGCAACAAACTGCGGCCCTAATGCCGAACCCCCAATCCCGATGGAAAGGACATCAGTGAATTTTTCAGCTTGGGGAGGACGAATGGCCCCGCTATGAACTTTTTGAGTAAACGCTTCAATCTGCCCTAGCGTTTCTACAATGTCTTGCTTGAGTTCCGCTGTGGGAGCTAAGTCGGGGTCGCGGAGCCAATAATGCCCCACCATGCGATTTTCATCCGGGTTGGCGAGCGCGCCTTTTTCTAGCTCAGCCATGTCCCGAAAGGCCCGCTCAAACTTAGGCTGTAGTGCTGCGACGAAGGCATCATCAAACCGCATGCGGCTGATATCTAGATAAAATCCCAAGCCCTCGTGGTAGTAAAGCCAGTCTTGGTAACGTTGCCAAAGTGCAGCGGCATCCATAAACAGTATTTCCACCTATTGTCTTTACCATTCATCAGTTTACCGATGGAGTTTAGAGTCTGTCTGAGTCCTCTAAACATTCGGCTTTGGAAGGATACGCAGAAACTTAATAATTTGACCTGTGACTTCGATGCCGACGAAGTGATGATCGAGGGTGAACCGATAGAAAATTGCTCTAGAACCCATTTGTCGAAGTTCTGGCAAGTCTTGCAATTGCGTTATCTGTAAAAACTCCACAAAGACAAATTGGCACACCTGCTGATACACAGTCGGCTCTAGCTCTTTTAGGTCTAAGAGAAAAGACCTCTCGTAACGAATTTCCAACTTCAAAGGTTTATGCAATCTACTCTTTAGTGGTAATTCACGCATGTTGGCACTGCCACAGCATTGGATTACAGCGTTTTTTACAGTAAAGGCAGCGATCGCAACGCTTCTTCACGAGTGAGCGTGTCACCGGGTTGCAGGGTTTGCTTCGATTCTTCGATCGCCCGGAGCATATAAAAATCGTAATAAAGCGCTTCTAATACTGGCCATATACTTTCTATCTCCTCATCCGACAGTTGATCAATTAAGCGATGTACCCTACTTCTCAGAGGATTCATACTTCAAATCTGCTGTAGTTACCGAGTAGCCAGCGATCGCGCCGCCACTTTTACAACACACAATACTGCATTGGCTCAATTTAATGGCGAAACTACCCTGAGAGATGTTGTTCGTCCCAAACCTTGAAGCCAAGCATTTTTAACAACACCTGTTGGCAACACTTGTTGACTGAAGACACCGAGATGATGCAGATTGCTTAATGCAGCGATCGCAGAGTTCATGAATATTCGCATTGGCAACGGCTACGACATTCACCGCCTCGTAGAGGGACGAGCCTTAATTCTGGGTGGTGTCAACATTCCCCACAAACTCGGCTTACTGGGCCATAGTGATGCCGATGTGCTCACCCACGCCATTATGGATGCCATGCTAGGGGCGCTCAGCTTGGGCGACATTGGCCTTTACTTTCCCCCATCCGATCCCCAATGGGCGGGAGCCGACAGCCTCAAGCTACTTGAGCAAGTGCATCAATTAATCCGGAACGAAGGTTGGCAGATTGGCAACATTGACTCGGTGATTGTGGCAGAGCGGCCCAAGCTCAAGCTCCACATCTCAGCCATGCGCGATCGCCTTGCCACCGTTTTAGAACTCAACCCCAATCAAGTCGGCATCAAAGCCACAACCAACGAGAAGCTAGGCCCAGAAGGCCGAGAGGAAGGGATTTCCTCTTATGCAGTCGTACTATTGCAGCAAGCAACGTAGCAAGTAGAATCGAGGCAATTAGCTGCCCCTTTAAACATGTTCGATCCATTGCGCCGCTTAAAGTTTTTGCCTTGGCGATCGCTCGCCTTACTGACACTTGCCACTTTAGCGATCGTGGCAGTGATAGAAGTGGCCTTAGGAATGGGTTACACCCAAGTGGGTTTGCTCAGAGCGGTCTTAAACGCTTTATTTAGTCCACCTTGGGTAGTGATTATGCAGGTGGCTGCTGGCATTGGCATCGGAGGGTTAGCAGTTTTCCTACTAGAAACAAAATGGCAGCAAGTATCCATCAACGCTGGCGTGCTGTGGGCATTAGTGCTGTGTTTGATTTTGGGATCACTGGTTCGCTCCTTCATTCCGTTGCCAGCAATCCTAGTCAATCCTGGGGAAACGCTGTTTATGGGCTTCATTGTGGGGGTATTTTGGCGAGGCCGCCCTTACTGGCGCTAAACCAGCCACATCATTGAGGTAGCCTCAAGCAGACTTCAGCCAGAAAATCTGACTTTTGGCTTTACCTACCTACTTCAGAGAAATTGAGATCTATGATGGCAAAGAAGCTTGATGTTCGTGCAACATGTTCTCTGCTGCTTTTTTGACTGTACCGCTGCGTCGCTGGGGTTTAGTTGCCTTGGTCGCTATGTTGGCGATCGCCCTAAGTGCTTGCAATCTCACCAACTTTAAGACTGAAGCAGCTCAGGTGCCTCAGATTGTGGTTAGCACCCTCAGTGATCCCAAAACTTTTAACTATCCCCTCAACCAAGAAGCTCCTAACGTTTTCACCTACATTTACGAAGGGTTGGTCACCGAAAACGGCAACAGTGAAATTGAGCCAGCTCTGGCGGAATCCTGGGAGATTTCGGAGGATAAGCGGCGGATTGTCTTTACGCTCCGTGAGGGCTTGAAGTGGTCGGATGGAGCACCTCTGACAGCAGACGACATTACGTTTACTTACAACGACCTTTACTTCAACGAAAAAATCCCCACTGATACGAGGGATGTTTTGCGAATAGGCGAAAGTGGCGCTTTACCAACGGTTCGCAAGCTGAGCGATCGCCGGATTGAATTTACGGTACCAGAACCATTTGCGCCGTTCCTCCGCATCACTGGTTTACCGATTCTGCCTCGTCACGCTCTGATTGATTCTGTCAAAACCCTAGGTTCAGATGGTAATCCCAAGTTCTTATCGACTTGGGGCGTGGATACAGATCCCAGCAAGATTATTGCCAATGGTCCTTATATGCTGGCAGGCTATGTTCCTAGTCAGCGAGTGATTTTTCAGCGCAACCCTCATTACTGGCGTAAGGATGCTCAGGGCAACGCGCTGCCCTATATTGAGCGCTTTATTTGGCAGATTGTTGAGTCTACCGATACCTCACTGCTCCAGTTTCGCTCTGGGGGCTTAGATGCTTTAGGAGTTCAGCCCGAAAATTTCTCGCTGCTGAAGGGAGAAGAAAAGCGTGGCAAGTTCACAATTTACAATGGCGGTCCCGCAGCAGGCACCAACTTTATTTCCTTTAATCTCAATAAAGCTCGGCGCTCAGATGGTCGCCCGATTGTAGACCCGATTAGGTCCAAGTGGTTTAATACCCTGGCATTTCGGCAGGCAGTTGCCTATGCGCTCGATCGCCAAACCATGATCAACAACACCTTTCGGGGAATCGGTCAGCCGCAGAACTCTCCCATCTCCTTGCAAAGCCCCTACTATCTCTCGGCTGAGGAAGGGTTGAAGGTTTATAACTACAATCCCGAAAAAGCCAAACAGTTATTGCGAGGGGCGGGGTTCAAATACAGCGCCCAGGGACAGTTGCAAGATGCCGAAGGCCATCCGGTGCGGTTCACTTTGATTACTAACTCTGGCAACAAAATTCGGGAGGCAATGGGGGCACAGGTAAAGCAAGACCTCCAGAAGATTGGCATTCAAGTGGATTTCAATCCGATTAACTTCAACACGTTGGTGGAAAAACTCTCCACGACCAGAGATTGGGACTGCTATCTTTTGGGCTTAACCGGAGGGGTAGAACCTAATGATGGCGCGAACGTATGGTTAAGCCAAGGCGGATTACACAGCTTTAATCAAGGTCCATCACCGGGACAACCTCCCATTCAGGGTTGGGAAGTAACGGAGTGGGAAAAAGAAATCGATCGCCTTTATATCCAAGGTGCTCAAGAGCTAGACGAGGCCAAGCGCAAAGCTATTTATGCCAAAACGCAGCAGATTACTCAGGAGCAAGTGCCTGTGATTTATCTGGTCAATCCACTGTCGTTGTCGGCGGTACGCGATCGCGTTGAAGGGGTGAAATTCACGGCTTTGGGTGGCTCGCTCTGGAACATCTACGAACTCAAGTTAAGCGAGTAATTTGTTCAGAACTAGCCATCATTCAGACACAAATAACATAGCGGTTTATGATGCTGAAAAGCTTTGCAACGTCTCCATGACCGCTATTTCTTTTGGGATGAAATTGCTCCGTCGTTGGCTCTCTGTCCTGCTGGTATTGAGTTTGGCGATCGCGCCCTCTCTACTCTTAACTGGGTGTCGTCCAACGGAGTTCCGCACTGCTGCCGCCCAAGTGCCGCAATTAGTTCTGACATCCTTGAGCGATCCCAAAACGTTTAATCCCACCTTTAACCAAGAATTTCCCAATGTGTTTCTCTTTACCGAGGAGCATCTGCTGCGAGAAAACGGGGTGACGGGTGAGGTAGAACCTGCTCTGGCAGAATCTTGGAGCATTTCAGCTAATAAACAGCGGGTCATCTTCAATTTAAGGCCAAATCTGCAATGGTCGGATGGTCAACCGCTGACGGCGGCAGATGTCGTCTTTACCTTTCAGCAGGTCATCTTCAACCCAGAAATTCCCACGGATTATGCCGATAGCTTACGGATTGGTGGTAACCGAGCTTTCCCGCAGGTACAGCAACTAGACGATCGCCGGGTAGAATTTATTTTGCCTGAACCGTTTGCGCCGTTGCTGCGATCGCTGGCAGGACATGATGGTGCGCCGATTTTGCCTAAACATGCTTTAGAGCGATCGGTGCAGACACTCAGTTCCGATGGCAACCCCCAGTTCATTTCCACTTGGAGTACAGCTACCAATCCCAAGCAACTAGTCGTCAACGGTCCCTACCAAGTCGAAAGTTACGTTTCGGGACAGCGGATTGTGTTTCGTCGCAACCCTTACTACTGGCGGCGCGATCCTCAAGGCCAACCCCTACCCTATATCGAGCGGCTTGTTTGGCAATTTATCGAAAACACCGACACTCAACTGCTACGATTTCGCTCTGGCGATTTGGATGTGATGGGTGATGTGCGACCTCTACGCCCAGAGTATTTTTCGTTGTTAAAACGGGAAGAAAAGCGGGGCAAATTTAAGCTTTACAATGGTGGCCCTTGGTCGGGTACTACCTATCTCACCTTTAACCTAACGGAAGCGAGAGACAAAAATAATCGGCCCTTTGTAGACCCCATTAAGTCTAAGTGGTTCAACACCTTGGCCTTTCGGCAAGCGATCGCCCACGCCATCGATCGCCCCCGCATGAATAACAACCTGTTTCGGGGCATTAGTGAGCTGCAAGATTCGCCCATTTCGGTGCAAAGCCCTTACTATCTCTCACCCCAAGAAGGGCTAAAAACCTACGATTACAATCTGCAAAAAGCGCGACAGCTCTTGAAAAGCGCAGGCTTTAAGTACAACGCCCAAGGCCAGTTGCTTGATGCGGAAAACCACCCAATCCGTTTTACATTGCTCACTAACGCAGAAAATCGTCAGCGAGTTGCGATGGGAGCGCAGATCAAGCAAGACCTAGCTGCTATTGGCATTCAAGTTGATTTCACTCCAATTAGCTTCAACACTTTGCTAGATAAAGTTTCTAGCTCGCGGGATTGGGAAGCTCATATGATCGGCTTTACGGGTGGCATTGAACCCCACGGAGCGGCGAATCTGTGGCTGAGTAGTGGTGGGTCGCATTCCTTAAACCTGAAGCAACAGCCAGGACAACCACCGATTCAAGGCTGGCAACCGAAAGATTGGGAGCTAGAAATCGATCGCCTGTATACTGCTGGTGCCAGAGAGCTAGACGAAACTAAGCGCAAAGCGATTTACGGCGATTTTCAGCGAATTGTGCAGGAGCAATTGCCCGTGATTTACCTGGTGAATGAAATTGCCATCGTGGCGGTGCGCGATCGCATCCAGGGAATTCAGTACACAGGTTTACCCAGTTGGGGATTGTGGAATATCGCAGAACTTAAAATTGAAGACAACAAAGATTAACTAATTCTGAATCCTGTGACCCAACCCGAAGCCATCCGTCTCCTCCTGCAAGCTGTAGCTCACGGTGAAGTCAGCCCTGACTCAGCCCTAGAAAAACTCAAGCATTTTGATTTTGAACCTGTTGAAGATTTTGCTCGCATTGATCACCACCGCACCCTGCGAACAGGATTCCCTGAGGTGATTTGGGGTCCGGGCAAAACCCCAGAGCAAATTATTGAAATTATCAAGGTGATGCGCGATCGCAATCCAGTCGTCATGGCGACTCGGATCGAACCTAATGTGTACGCTCAATTGCGAGAGCAGATTCCAGAATTGCATTACTACGCCCTGGCTCGGATTTGCGCCTTAGTGCCTGCCCGTTTAGAACCTCGCCATTCTGGGACGATTGGTTTGCTGTCAGCGGGTACAGCCGATCTGCCTGTAGCTGAAGAAGCCGCCATCACCGCCGAACTGTCTGGTTTTCAAGTCAAGCGGTTTTGGGATGTCGGAGTGGCGGGCATTCATCGTTTGCTCAGTAACCGTCAGGCGATCGCGGAAGCAGACGTGTTGATTGTGGTAGCAGGTATGGAAGGAGCCTTACCCAGCGTGGTCGGTGGCTTGACCGATTGCCCTGTGATCGCAGTACCCACAAGTATTGGCTATGGCGCTAGTTTCAATGGCTTAGCTGCTTTGCTCACCATGCTCAACTCCTGTGCCGCTGGGATTGGTGTGGTGAATATTGACAATGGTTTCGGCGCAGCAGTTCTGGCAGGGCAAATTCTCCGCACGGCGCAGAAGCTGCGATAAAGATTTGCAAGTCTGCCTGGAACCCTGCACAACTCTGATGAATTCTACAGTAGCTATTTCATAGTCCTGGTATAGGCTGACACTGCTGCCTGTATCAATTCCTTGAGCTTCTGAGTTGAAATTCGCCTGCAATGGAAACGTCAATCCCTGATCTTTGGCTTCGTCAAGCAGCGGCCAGTGCGATCGCTGGGTACCAAAAACATCTCTCCCCCCGCAAAGGTTTCTCCTGTGCCCATCGGGTGCTGCATGGAGGTGAATCCTGCTCACAATATGTGAAGCGGGTGATTCTAGAGCAAGGCTTGTGGACTGCCATTCCAGCCACGCGATCGCGCTTCGCTGAATGCAAGGTTGCTAACCAGATTTTGCAAGCTCGGAGAAACCATTGCAGACTGCAAGCGGCCAGCAAGATCGAGCAAGAGGGGGAAGAGAAAAGGCGCGATCGCAGCTCCCAGCCACAAAACGACTGTTATGGAGTAGACGGGTTACTGTCCTGTATTGATTGCGCCGATTGCATGAACTTTAAATGGGGAGAGCAGGCCAATTGCGCTGACCTGGATTGCGGCTCTGGTCTAGACTGCTCTAGCTGCGATTGTAGTGGGGGTGACTGTGGCAGTGGTGATTGTGGCAGTTGTAGCTAAACGATTTAGCTTGGCAATACTTCCTGCTGCCGAATTCCCCCTAAATGAGACAATAAAGGCACAAAACCACGGAGCCAGTAAGTTCTTGAATTAACTTCACGGACTCTTTGGTTAGTACATCGGGGAAGGGTATGGCAATGCTGAGAAAAATCGCAGCACTCTTGATCGTTTTATGTCTCAGCCTCTCTGGTTGTGCCGCTTCAGCCACCAGCGGCATGACTAGCTATGTGGACAGCATTGATGGTTACCAATTTCTGTATCCACTCGGTTGGAGCGAAGTTAAAGTCACCAACGGTCCAGATGTCGTGCTGCACGATTTGATTGAGCCGACTGAGAACGTCAGCATTGTGATCAATCCTGTCCCCAACCAGAAAACGCTACAGGATTTAGGCAGTCCGGGTGAAGTCGGCTATCAACTCTCCAAAAGTGCGATCGCTCCCACAGGGTCTAAGCGCAAAGCCGAACTAGTCACCGCCGATTC comes from the Trichocoleus sp. FACHB-46 genome and includes:
- a CDS encoding CAAD domain-containing protein; translated protein: MNPELKTSDYTDSSTPEFADVEGRADIEVTSTEPAPLVVQPHQQSQSSEQWSQIGDRVSYYLGQLPDLLSDFFNQNQRLLINLGLLFGGIVTVKITLAILDAINDIPLLAPTFELVGIGYSAWFVYRYLLKVENRQELSQEIDVLKQQVVGGQK
- a CDS encoding glucose-6-phosphate isomerase, with the translated sequence MDAAALWQRYQDWLYYHEGLGFYLDISRMRFDDAFVAALQPKFERAFRDMAELEKGALANPDENRMVGHYWLRDPDLAPTAELKQDIVETLGQIEAFTQKVHSGAIRPPQAEKFTDVLSIGIGGSALGPQFVAAALAPDFPPLNLHFIDNTDPAGIDRVLTQLQDRLSSTLVITISKSGGTPETRNGMLEVQKAYNDQGLNFPQYAIAITGQDSSLDKLAKSEEWLATFPMHDWVGGRTSELSSVGLLPAALQGIDIRTMLEGAKEMDAATRIPNLKSNPAALLALAWYYAGNGRGEKDMVVLPYKDSLLLFSRYLQQLVMESLGKEKDLNGQVVHQGIAVYGNKGSTDQHAYVQQLREGVANFFVTFIEVLRDRQGPSVEVEPGVTSGDYLSGLLQGTRRALYENQRDSITVTIPQVDPYNVGALIALYERAVGFYGFLVNVNAYHQPGVEAGKKAAASVLDLQKQVVKALQQSGQPLSLQAIAEKAGAPDQIEPIYKIVRHLAANQRTVTLHGNPAQPNQLTVSAL
- a CDS encoding cytotoxic translational repressor of toxin-antitoxin stability system gives rise to the protein MKLEIRYERSFLLDLKELEPTVYQQVCQFVFVEFLQITQLQDLPELRQMGSRAIFYRFTLDHHFVGIEVTGQIIKFLRILPKPNV
- the ispF gene encoding 2-C-methyl-D-erythritol 2,4-cyclodiphosphate synthase produces the protein MNIRIGNGYDIHRLVEGRALILGGVNIPHKLGLLGHSDADVLTHAIMDAMLGALSLGDIGLYFPPSDPQWAGADSLKLLEQVHQLIRNEGWQIGNIDSVIVAERPKLKLHISAMRDRLATVLELNPNQVGIKATTNEKLGPEGREEGISSYAVVLLQQAT
- a CDS encoding peptide chain release factor 1; its protein translation is MFDPLRRLKFLPWRSLALLTLATLAIVAVIEVALGMGYTQVGLLRAVLNALFSPPWVVIMQVAAGIGIGGLAVFLLETKWQQVSINAGVLWALVLCLILGSLVRSFIPLPAILVNPGETLFMGFIVGVFWRGRPYWR
- a CDS encoding ABC transporter substrate-binding protein gives rise to the protein MFSAAFLTVPLRRWGLVALVAMLAIALSACNLTNFKTEAAQVPQIVVSTLSDPKTFNYPLNQEAPNVFTYIYEGLVTENGNSEIEPALAESWEISEDKRRIVFTLREGLKWSDGAPLTADDITFTYNDLYFNEKIPTDTRDVLRIGESGALPTVRKLSDRRIEFTVPEPFAPFLRITGLPILPRHALIDSVKTLGSDGNPKFLSTWGVDTDPSKIIANGPYMLAGYVPSQRVIFQRNPHYWRKDAQGNALPYIERFIWQIVESTDTSLLQFRSGGLDALGVQPENFSLLKGEEKRGKFTIYNGGPAAGTNFISFNLNKARRSDGRPIVDPIRSKWFNTLAFRQAVAYALDRQTMINNTFRGIGQPQNSPISLQSPYYLSAEEGLKVYNYNPEKAKQLLRGAGFKYSAQGQLQDAEGHPVRFTLITNSGNKIREAMGAQVKQDLQKIGIQVDFNPINFNTLVEKLSTTRDWDCYLLGLTGGVEPNDGANVWLSQGGLHSFNQGPSPGQPPIQGWEVTEWEKEIDRLYIQGAQELDEAKRKAIYAKTQQITQEQVPVIYLVNPLSLSAVRDRVEGVKFTALGGSLWNIYELKLSE
- a CDS encoding ABC transporter substrate-binding protein translates to MTAISFGMKLLRRWLSVLLVLSLAIAPSLLLTGCRPTEFRTAAAQVPQLVLTSLSDPKTFNPTFNQEFPNVFLFTEEHLLRENGVTGEVEPALAESWSISANKQRVIFNLRPNLQWSDGQPLTAADVVFTFQQVIFNPEIPTDYADSLRIGGNRAFPQVQQLDDRRVEFILPEPFAPLLRSLAGHDGAPILPKHALERSVQTLSSDGNPQFISTWSTATNPKQLVVNGPYQVESYVSGQRIVFRRNPYYWRRDPQGQPLPYIERLVWQFIENTDTQLLRFRSGDLDVMGDVRPLRPEYFSLLKREEKRGKFKLYNGGPWSGTTYLTFNLTEARDKNNRPFVDPIKSKWFNTLAFRQAIAHAIDRPRMNNNLFRGISELQDSPISVQSPYYLSPQEGLKTYDYNLQKARQLLKSAGFKYNAQGQLLDAENHPIRFTLLTNAENRQRVAMGAQIKQDLAAIGIQVDFTPISFNTLLDKVSSSRDWEAHMIGFTGGIEPHGAANLWLSSGGSHSLNLKQQPGQPPIQGWQPKDWELEIDRLYTAGARELDETKRKAIYGDFQRIVQEQLPVIYLVNEIAIVAVRDRIQGIQYTGLPSWGLWNIAELKIEDNKD
- the larB gene encoding nickel pincer cofactor biosynthesis protein LarB, with protein sequence MTQPEAIRLLLQAVAHGEVSPDSALEKLKHFDFEPVEDFARIDHHRTLRTGFPEVIWGPGKTPEQIIEIIKVMRDRNPVVMATRIEPNVYAQLREQIPELHYYALARICALVPARLEPRHSGTIGLLSAGTADLPVAEEAAITAELSGFQVKRFWDVGVAGIHRLLSNRQAIAEADVLIVVAGMEGALPSVVGGLTDCPVIAVPTSIGYGASFNGLAALLTMLNSCAAGIGVVNIDNGFGAAVLAGQILRTAQKLR
- the yidD gene encoding membrane protein insertion efficiency factor YidD, producing METSIPDLWLRQAAASAIAGYQKHLSPRKGFSCAHRVLHGGESCSQYVKRVILEQGLWTAIPATRSRFAECKVANQILQARRNHCRLQAASKIEQEGEEKRRDRSSQPQNDCYGVDGLLSCIDCADCMNFKWGEQANCADLDCGSGLDCSSCDCSGGDCGSGDCGSCS
- the psbP gene encoding photosystem II reaction center PsbP, whose amino-acid sequence is MLRKIAALLIVLCLSLSGCAASATSGMTSYVDSIDGYQFLYPLGWSEVKVTNGPDVVLHDLIEPTENVSIVINPVPNQKTLQDLGSPGEVGYQLSKSAIAPTGSKRKAELVTADSREFNGKTYYTLEYAVQLPNNQQRHNLASVVVSNGRLYTLNASTTEQRWPKVRSLFSNVVNSFSVN